Within the Platichthys flesus chromosome 16, fPlaFle2.1, whole genome shotgun sequence genome, the region CGAGCTCGCCACTGTCCCCAAGTAAAGGGATATTATTTATCTGCTTctagataaagataaagatcatTTCACCTCTGAGGCTGTGAGAAGGTTTTCTGTGGATCTGGATCTGAGTGATAGAATCCCATGAATTATGGGAAATAATAAGTGATGTCAGAATCCATAACAGTTAGAAGAGAGGTcaaactgaatgtgtgtgtatctgttttcATGTGTCCCCTCAGAGTCCCTGCATCCTCcaggctgcagacacagagaccGCTCACCTTCCCCCATCAGAGGCTTCCTCATCCCCAGCCCTCTGCCCACCCGCAGAAACAGGACCTGCTCAgcgtgagcacacacacacacacacacacacacacacacacacacacacacacacacacaaagaagccTGCATCTCACATGGGTCTGAACACGTCTCGGTGTTTGTCCCCAACGGCTTTGTTTCATAAAGAATTGCTGAATGTATGAAGCATCACTGTGACTCCATCGTTTAGAGCTGCTCATTAAATAATTAtgtcatccctctctctctctctctctctctctctctgtaaagGACGGCTCGGGCGTCCGAGGGTCCAGTGTTTTCgggtgtgtgtaaatgtttttccCGCTCAAAAGGCCACGGCTTCATCACGCCCTCGGACGGGGGCAAAGACATCTTCGTGCACATctcagagtgagtgtgtgtgtctgtgtgtgtgtctgtgtgtaactgGGATTATTGTGGGTTTGCAGATGGGCGTGACTGAGCGTCCTCGTCCTGCTCTTGTGagtcttggtgtgtgtgtgtgtgtgtgtgggggggggtcgttGTATAGTTGTGTGTTCATGACCTTGTGAGGTCCTTCAGAAAATAGAAGAGGTccctaataaaaacacatttttattcaactctCTTTTATTCGTTCTCGTGACTAATCAGGTTGTTTAGAGGCATCAACCCTCTGCACAGGCatagagggacacacacacacaaacagtcagtcacacaaacacacacacaccgacagagCTTTCTTTTGACGAGGAGTGATTCATACATATTCTCCTAGGAAGAAATAGGGACTTTTATTCTTGCATAAATTGTgacaaaatcacattttctttatCGGCCTTGTGATTGATCGTgaatctgtttctctccctctcctccagcatCGAGGGCGAGTATGTGCCGGTGGAAGGCGACGAGGTGAGCTACAAGGTCTGCTCCATCCCTCCCAAGTTCGAGAAGGTGCAGGCGGTGGAGGTGACCATCACCCATCTCAACCCGGGAAGCAAACACGAGACCTGGTCCGGGCACAACGTCAGCAGCTGAGCGCTGGGGGAGCCAAAGGGGTGAGCCGGGGGGGAGCCGGGGGGGAGCCGGGGTCGACCAGGCCAGTGGGAGGGAAGGGAGATGTAGAACAACTGGAGAGGGAGATGATGCAGAGTGGGTGAGAAGTGAAGCCGAGGGCGTTGAGGTCAGAGGGAAGTTCTTACAGCTCCTAGTGTGATGATCAGAGACGTCAGAAGACACGACCGGTGTCCTGAGGAGACGGATAGAGGTTTAATTTGGAGTTGACATGTGTGAGGCTTTCTCTGTCCTACCTGGGAAATGGGGAACTATATCTTGGGGGCACTCACAGGTGGAATATGAATAGATATATGATCACGGTGGAACCATCATAGAAAGATTTATAACATTATCGTAGGTTTCTTCTTTAGAGTTTTTAGATCCTCGCCTTGTGTTGAGATTTGATGGACGTTGTTTGAGGTTTTACTTATTTTGACGAGGAAAGTTTTCATTCGCTGCAACGAAAAACACGTTAAGCTCAACTTCCAATCACAACAGAGGTGACAACCTGactcctgtgggggggggggtcgctgtGAGGCTCCGGCAGCAGGAGGTTGTTTTCCATTGTTAAGGCTCAGTCACAAATACAGAAGATTTCGAACCGAGTCGAAGAAAAGATCTGTTTCCTGTGGCGAGGAGGATCTCAGCAGGGGGTCAATCGCTGGTGAACTGTGGTGAactcgctgtgtgtgtctgcttctgTCAACACAACTCACTCCTCTCCTTGTGCCTATAAACCAGCTCCTCTGTATTTCATCCTCGTGTGTGGGTGGTTGTATGAAAAGTTCTCAGAAGTAATTAAAGCATTTTCAACTGGATTGAAATGTTCCTCTTTGTGACCTCATTCCTTTTCTGAATAAGAATCACTTCAGTTCTGATGTTTACGTGATAATGTTCTGTTTATATTCCTGTTCACACTTAACAGACACAACAAGATTCATGTCAGAATCCTTCTCACGTCTCTATTTGATTATTGTTTCTTCAGAGTTCGACCTTTAGTCAAGTTAATcagtaaatgttgttttcatgacaaacacaagcacagagaaGAAGCTTCATATGCTTAAAGCTCAGGATTATtat harbors:
- the carhsp1 gene encoding calcium-regulated heat-stable protein 1, which produces MSSQATPTQGSRPLTPPLTSAGSPSSPLSPKSLHPPGCRHRDRSPSPIRGFLIPSPLPTRRNRTCSATARASEGPVFSGVCKCFSRSKGHGFITPSDGGKDIFVHISDIEGEYVPVEGDEVSYKVCSIPPKFEKVQAVEVTITHLNPGSKHETWSGHNVSS